The Colias croceus chromosome 3, ilColCroc2.1 genome includes a region encoding these proteins:
- the LOC123705811 gene encoding uncharacterized protein LOC123705811 — protein sequence MQFEYEPETLIEAVKKRPGIWDFENREYRSKVARHTLWLEVVREVAGNDINVTKSEMRELELQLQKKWKSIRDCFQKYISNPNRTKKPYVYCRLLEFLLKNQSLPSRDTGGGSDSEEDPAIKKVWRPIKKLKLTKMSSDEENDNYMDDTQSNDGIELEVTPSKPTINEFAFANVSDIANKSESEDPDKMFLLSLLPHLKAVPEEFRLNVKVDMMQVLRNASYHMVNDHKIM from the exons ATGCAATTCGAATACGAGCCCGAGACACTGATTGAGGCGGTGAAAAAACGCCCCGGCATATGGGACTTCGAGAACCGCGAGTACAGATCGAAAGTTGCGCGACACACGCTGTGGTTGGAGGTCGTGCGAGAGGTGGCCGGGAATGACATCAACGTCACGAAGAGCGAGATGCGTGAGTTGG AGCTTCAACTGCAAAAGAAATGGAAGAGTATACGCGACTGTTTTCAAAAATACATATCAAATCCGAACAGAACCAAAAAACCGTACGTCTATTGTCGTCTCTTAGAATTCCTGTTAAAAAATCAGTCGTTACCTTCCCGCGACACGGGCGGGGGTAGCGACTCTGAAGAGGATCCGGCTATAAAGAAAGTATGGAGACCCATAAAGAAATTGAAACTGACCAAAATGAGTTCAGATGAAGAAAACGACAATTATATGGACGATACACAATCAAATGACGGCATAGAGTTGGAAGTAACGCCATCAAAGCCAACTATAAACGAATTTGCATTCGCAAATGTCTCAGATATAGCCAATAAAAGTGAAAGCGAAGATCCAGACAAAATGTTTCTCTTATCATTACTGCCACACTTGAAAGCCGTTCCTGAAGAATTCCGCCTTAATGTGAAAGTGGACATGATGCAAGTGTTGAGGAACGCTAGTTATCACATGGTGAACgatcataaaataatgtga
- the LOC123705810 gene encoding cAMP-dependent protein kinase catalytic subunit 1-like, with translation MQFNRTYVIQDKMSYRAISQSLPSDIRDGYTEQQQQQYTKYLKQLLGEFQGRWCKKPQSSINFCDLDHLRTLGTGAFGRVVLVRHSNTNKYYAMKVLEKEKVIKMKQVDHTLYEKRILEAIRFPFTVSMENCFKDNSYIYFIMPFVPGGEMFTHLRKMGKFEEPLAKFYACQVVLALEYLHFCNLVYRDLKPENILIDKTGYLKITDFGFCKILQGRTWTLCGTPEYLAPELILSKGYGFSVDWWSFGVLLFEMSAGYPPFYASEPMKTYERIVAGKYRCPSGFNTDLRDLIRNTLQVDISKRFGVMKNGVMDFKNHKWFRGIEWEAILNCRWPAPFVPKCKHSGDSTNFDHCDEEPLQPASYCRFESEFIDF, from the coding sequence ATGCAATTCAATAGAACGTATGTTATACAAGATAAGATGTCGTATAGAGCAATATCTCAGTCTTTGCCTTCTGATATACGCGATGGTTACACTGAACAGCAACAACAACAGTatacgaaatatttaaaacagttACTAGGTGAATTTCAAGGACGATGGTGTAAGAAACCGCAATCTTCGATTAACTTTTGTGATCTCGATCACTTAAGAACTTTAGGTACTGGCGCATTCGGAAGAGTTGTTCTAGTGCGACACtcaaacacaaataaatattatgctatGAAAGTGTTGGAAAAAGAaaaggtaataaaaatgaaacaggTCGATCACACTCTGTACGAAAAGCGCATACTTGAAGCAATTAGATTTCCTTTTACTGTTTCAATGGAGAATTGTTTCAAAGACAACagttacatttatttcataatgcCATTTGTCCCAGGTGGTGAAATGTTTACGCATCTTAGAAAAATGGGAAAATTTGAAGAACCTCTTGCCAAATTTTATGCTTGTCAGGTTGTACTGGCATTGGAGTATCTGCATTTTTGCAATTTGGTCTATCGCGACTTAAAGCCTGAAAACATTTTGATTGATAAAACtggttatttaaaaataactgatttcggattttgtaaaatattacaagGAAGAACGTGGACACTGTGCGGCACACCAGAATATCTCGCACCAGAATTGATTCTAAGTAAAGGTTATGGATTTTCCGTTGATTGGTGGTCGTTTGGAGTTCTGTTGTTTGAAATGAGTGCTGGTTATCCTCCATTTTATGCAAGTGAGCCAATGAAGACGTATGAAAGAATTGTAGCTGGAAAATATAGATGTCCATCAGGTTTCAATACAGATTTACGTGATCTCATTCGAAACACTTTACAAGTTGACATAAGTAAACGATTTGGGGTGATGAAAAATGGAGTGATGgattttaaaaatcataaatgGTTTAGGGGAATTGAATGGGAAGCAATTTTAAATTGTCGATGGCCAGCTCCATTCGTGCCTAAGTGTAAGCATTCAGGAGATTCAACGAACTTTGACCATTGCGATGAGGAGCCATTACAGCCGGCTTCATATTGTCGCTTTGAATCGGAgtttatagatttttaa